In Pseudomonas nunensis, a single window of DNA contains:
- a CDS encoding RNA polymerase factor sigma-70, which yields MTEQVSTSRCDSPLLQAFVDNRLILVKIAARITGCRSRAEDVVQDAFFRLQSAPQITSSFKAQLSYLFQIVRNLAIDHYRKQALEQKYSGPEEEGLNVVIQGASPETSHINFSTLEHIADALTELPSRTRYAFEMYRLHGVPQKDIAKELGVSPTLVNFMIRDALVHCRKVSGSRADTFARR from the coding sequence ATGACGGAACAAGTATCCACAAGCAGGTGCGATTCACCGCTACTTCAGGCCTTTGTCGACAACCGACTGATTCTGGTCAAAATTGCAGCCCGCATTACCGGCTGCCGGTCGCGGGCTGAGGACGTGGTGCAAGATGCGTTTTTCCGACTGCAATCGGCGCCGCAGATCACGTCTTCATTCAAGGCTCAGCTCAGTTACCTGTTCCAGATCGTGCGCAACCTGGCGATCGATCACTACCGCAAACAGGCGCTGGAGCAGAAGTATTCGGGCCCTGAAGAGGAAGGTCTGAACGTGGTGATCCAGGGCGCTTCGCCAGAAACCTCGCACATCAATTTCTCGACCCTGGAACACATCGCCGATGCGCTGACCGAGCTGCCCAGCCGCACGCGTTATGCCTTCGAGATGTACCGCCTGCACGGCGTACCGCAGAAGGACATCGCCAAGGAACTCGGCGTCTCGCCGACCTTGGTGAATTTCATGATTCGTGATGCGCTGGTGCACTGCCGCAAGGTATCGGGGAGTCGGGCGGATACGTTTGCCCGGCGTTAA
- a CDS encoding GNAT family N-acetyltransferase, with protein sequence MSNLNDLTALALPSGRSLVADETENRLSLSLEGQPLIRLRLSREPGLHIEVEERFGLPAGQAFWAACYWLFARDPDCQRLTWRLGEAPTEALRSGLLIPTEKLGEYRCERTLFWQLPQPWLGESLSGIYPQQMVISAGKRHPLRPAKPRGEVYRRFDARLGAWISLRTVEIEQDLPRFNRWQNSPRVASFWEEQGSLEKHRGYLSKLDADPHTLTLIGCFDDQPFAYFEAYWAKEDRIAPFYDAGDYDRGIHMLVGEEAHRGPHKVASWLSALVHYLFLDDPRTQRVVAEPRADNAKMIGHMHNQCFHCEKEFDFPHKRAALMVLGREWFFDRCRLA encoded by the coding sequence ATGTCCAATCTGAATGACCTGACTGCCCTGGCGTTACCGTCAGGGCGCAGCCTTGTAGCCGATGAAACCGAAAACCGGCTGAGCCTCAGCCTGGAAGGGCAACCGCTGATTCGTTTGCGTCTGTCCCGCGAGCCCGGTTTGCACATCGAGGTGGAAGAACGCTTCGGGTTGCCCGCCGGTCAGGCGTTCTGGGCGGCGTGTTATTGGCTGTTTGCGCGTGATCCGGATTGCCAGCGCCTGACCTGGCGCCTCGGCGAAGCGCCGACCGAAGCCTTGCGCAGCGGTTTGCTGATCCCGACCGAAAAACTCGGTGAGTACCGCTGCGAGCGCACGCTGTTCTGGCAGTTGCCGCAGCCGTGGCTGGGGGAGTCGCTGTCGGGCATTTATCCACAGCAAATGGTCATCAGCGCCGGCAAGCGTCATCCCTTGCGCCCGGCCAAACCGCGCGGTGAAGTCTATCGACGTTTCGATGCACGTCTCGGCGCCTGGATTTCCTTGCGCACGGTAGAAATCGAACAGGACCTGCCGCGCTTCAATCGCTGGCAGAACAGCCCGCGGGTTGCGAGTTTCTGGGAAGAGCAGGGCAGCCTCGAAAAGCATCGCGGGTACTTGAGCAAGCTCGACGCCGATCCGCATACCCTGACGCTGATCGGTTGTTTCGATGATCAGCCGTTCGCCTACTTTGAAGCCTACTGGGCCAAGGAAGATCGCATCGCGCCGTTCTATGACGCCGGCGATTACGACCGTGGCATTCACATGTTGGTGGGGGAAGAGGCGCATCGCGGCCCGCACAAAGTCGCGAGCTGGTTATCGGCGCTGGTGCATTACCTGTTTCTTGATGATCCGCGCACCCAGCGCGTGGTCGCCGAGCCTCGTGCCGACAACGCGAAGATGATCGGGCATATGCACAACCAGTGTTTCCACTGCGAGAAAGAGTTCGACTTCCCGCACAAGCGCGCGGCGCTGATGGTGTTGGGGCGTGAGTGGTTTTTTGATCGGTGCAGGTTGGCGTGA